The genomic DNA CCCGGCGCAAACTGACACCTGGGCGCGACGACGACAGTACTGCCGGACCGCATGTATCGCAGGGACATCAGATGCGGCGGGTCGCCGGCTTATCGCTCGGACGATCTGATGGCGTGGCGCGTCGTACAGGGTTTACATTGGACCGCTCCGGTAGCGATGATGGCCGCACCCCATCAGGACATCACCATGAAGATCACTGCCCGCGCCGACCTTCCCGTCAAGCCTGCCAACAGCGCCTGGTTCACCGGCGATGTCATGATGAGTCCGCTGTTTCACGACGATGCACCGTCCCGTGTGGCCGGGGCAGAGGTGACCTTTCAGCCCGGCGCCCGCACCAACTGGCACACCCACCCACTGGGCCAGATCCTGATCGTCACGCAAGGCGAGGGGCGGGTGCAGCGGGAGGGTGGTCCGGTCATGGCGATCAGCGCGGGCGACGTCATCCGCTTTGCCCCCGACGAGCGGCACTGGCACGGCGCGGCACCCGACACTAGCATGAGCCATATCGCGATCCACGAAGCGGTGGACGGCAGCGCCGTGACATGGGCTGAGCCGGTCACCGATGCGGACTACGCAGGTGAGAGTGGGTGAGGGTCGCGGGGCGCCGGGCAGTGACCGCATTTTCGAGCCGTGATTGACCCGGTTGACCCCATTGGAGCCTCCGACGGGCGTTCATCTTTTAAAGTGAATGCGGATCGCAGAGGGGCCGCCGCAGGGCGATTTACTTGGCTGTCCGTTTTTCCGAGGCCAGATCGTTGGTTTTGCCGCGGCGGTGATGGTCGTGTCCATGGCCACCCCGATCATGCCGCGACCGGTTCAGTCCGGCGCGGGGCAAGGGGAGGATCGATGCCGACGACTTTCAGGCCCCTGTGGCAGCCTATGACATGCCGTCAGGCCGTCAGTCGAATACGATGACGTTGCGCTTGGCAGCACCCGTCTTGGTGTCGGCGATGGCCTCGTTGATCTGGTCGAGGGGCCAGGTTTTGCTGACCAGTTCATCCAGTTTCAGACGATCCTGACGGTAAAGGTCGACGAGCCACGGGATGTCGCGCGCGATGACGACGTCACCCATCTTGGACCCGATCATGCCCTGTCCGGTGGCGGCGATCATGACCGGTTCATAGGTGGACGTGGCCCCCGAATGCGGCATCCCCACCATGATGACCTTGCCGCCCATCGCAAGGTATTGCGGCGCCGTGTCGTAGGCGGGGATCGCACCCACGGTTACGACGACGACGTCGGCGCCTTTGCCCATCGCCTTCTTGGCGACGCGCCAAGGCTTCTCCTCGGTCGCCAGCACGCCGTCGGTGGCGCCGAAGTCGCGGGCGATAGCGAGCTTTTCTTCAGTCATGTCGACGGCGATAATGCGGCGGGCGCCCGCGATGCGCGCCCCCTGGATGGCGTTCAGGCCGACGCCGCCGGCCCCGATCACGACGACGTCCTGCCCGGCGCGCAACCCGGCCGCGTTCACCACGGCGCCGACACCGGTGATGACACCGCAGGCCAGCAGAGAAGCCGAGACCATGTCCATGTCGGCGGGCAGCTTCACGATCTGGCTCTGGTCGACCACGACCCGTTCGGCAAAAGCGCCGCTGTCCATCGCCTGGACGATCGGACCGCCGTCCAGCGTCGTCAACGGGCCGTCATAGCGCGGCGGGGTGGCGCAAAGCACGGGCATTCCGCCGCCGCAGGTCGCACAGGTACCGCAGGCGCGGATCAGCGTCACGACCACCGGATCGCCGACCGCGACGCCCCGGATCCCCTCGCCGATGGCGGTGACGTGTCCCGCCGCCTCATGGCCAAAGATCGCCGGCAGTTTGCCGCCCCAGGCGCCTTCGGCAAAATGGATGTCCGAATGGCAGATGGCACAGGCCTTCAGTGTGACCTCGACCTCGCCCATGCCGGGCGCGCGCAGGTTGACGGTCTCGATCTGCAGCGGGGCCCCGTGGGCGTGACAGACGGCGGCCTTGATCTGGGTCATGGGTGTTCTCTCGGGCTGATTTCTGCGCCCATCCTGTGTCGGCAGAAAGGCCCCCGCAACCCCCTATTGCAAGGTGGCGCTGCTGGGCCGCGTCGCAGCGAAGACCGCGATGCAGACAGCGACGAGCCCTGCCGCCAGCAGGAACGGTGCGCCGGGCAGGTAGATGGGTGCGGTCGACGCGGTGAACAGCCAGAAGGTCTGAGTCATCAAGAGGGGAGCTATAATCGTGGCGATGGCGTTGACGCCCGTCAGCACACCCTGCAACTCGCCCTGCTGGTTGTCGGCGGCCGTGCGGGACATGATGCCCTGCAGCGCGGGCCCCGCGACGGACCCGAGCGCTGTCAGCGGTGTCAGCGCCAGCGCCAGCCACCCGTTGCTGACAAGGCCGAGGAACAGGAACGTCACCACGTCGAGCGACAGCCCGAAGATCACCGTGTTCCGCTCGCCAAACCGGGCGATGATCGGCCTGATCAGCAGGCCCTGCACGATGGCGATGCCGACGCCGAAGGCGCCCAGCGACAGACCGATCATCCCCGGCCCCCAGCCAAAGCGCGCCTGACCGAAGTAGGCCCAGACCGCCGGATAGACGAAAAAGGCGATGGCATAGACGAAGCTGACCGTCAGCAGGCGGCCCAGTCCCGGCAGCGCCGCGATGTGGCGCAGCGCGCCTGCGGGATTGGCGCGCGACCAGCGGAACGGGCGGCGGATGCGGTCGGTCACGGTCTCTGGCAGGATGAACCAGCCGAAGGTGAAGTTCAGCGCCGACAGGATCGCCGCGGCATAGAAGGGCGCCCGCACGCCCCAGACGCCCAGCAGTCCGCCGATCAGCGGGCCGATGACAAAGCCCACGCCGAAGGCCGCGCCGATCAGGCCAAAGTTTGCGGACTTCTCTTCGGGTTTCGAGATGTCGGCCATGTAGGCCGCCCCGGTCGATTGCGTCGCCGCGGTGATGCCGCCGATGATGCGCCCGAGGATCAGCAGCCAGATCGTGTGCGCCACCGCCATCAGCAGGTAGTCCAGCGCCATCACGGCCAGCGCCAGCAGCAGGACGGGTCTGCGGCCACGGCTGTCGGACACAGCGCCGATCAGTGGGCCGAACAGGAACTGCATGACCGCAAAGATCGTCGCCAGCAGACCGCCCCACAGGGCGGCATTGGCAAGGCTGCCGCCCTCGACCGCCCTGATCAGGTCCGGCATCACCGGCAGGATCAACCCGATGCCCATCGCATCGATGACGACAGTGATCAGGATGAACAGGACCGGCAGCGGCATCTCAGGTGATGGTGCCGGTGCGCGTCAGGAAGTCCGTCAACAGGCGGGCATAGGCCTCTGGTTGTTCGACGCAGGGCAGGTGCCCCGCGCGACGGATGATGTGAAAGCTGCTGCCGGGGATCAGGTCGACGGTTTCTCTGACCAGATCGGGGGGCGTGGACCCGTCGTCGCTGCCCGCGATTCCCATGGTGGGCAGGCGCAGCCCGCTGGTCGGCGTCATGAAATCCGTACCCGAAATCGCGGCGCAGACGCCGGTATAGCCCTGCACCGGCGTTGCCTCCAGCATCGCCTGCCAAGGGGCCATGGCCGCGGTGCCGTTGAAGTCGCGGCCGAACCAGCGTTGCATGACGCTGTCGGCGATCGGTCCCATGCCATCGCGGGTCACGGCGGCGATCCGGTCGGACCAGAGCTTGGGGTTGCCAATCTTGGCTGCCGTATTCGACAGCACCATGGCGCGCACGATGTCCATGCGCTTGACCGCCAGACCCTGGGCGATCATGCCGCCGACGCTGAGGCCCACGAACACACAGTTGCGCACATCAAGCTGATCGCAGACCGCCTCGGCGTCCGACACGAGTTGCCCCATGGTATAGGGCGCGTCGGGTGCGTCAGACTGACCGTGCCCCCGCTTGTCCCAGCGGACATAGCGCAGACCTTGCGGCAGCAGGTCCATGATGGGATCCCACAGGTGGAGCGTCGTCCCCAGAGAATTGGCAAAGACCACTGTCGGCGCGCCGGCATCGGTGGACCCGTCGGTGCGGGCGTGCAGGGTGATGCCGTCGCGGGTGATGCGGTGATCGGTCATGGAAGTCTCCTGTCGCGTGATCCTGCAGACAGACCCGCAATAGGCGGCGCGGTCAAGCGGTGACGCATAGGGGACTGGCGTCCCGCGATCGGGCAGGACTCCGGTAGGGGAGGCTTGGTCACGCGATCGGACGGGCAGACCCTGTCCTAATACCGCCTGATCGTCTCCGCGAACAGCGCGGGG from Loktanella sp. M215 includes the following:
- a CDS encoding TCR/Tet family MFS transporter; translated protein: MPLPVLFILITVVIDAMGIGLILPVMPDLIRAVEGGSLANAALWGGLLATIFAVMQFLFGPLIGAVSDSRGRRPVLLLALAVMALDYLLMAVAHTIWLLILGRIIGGITAATQSTGAAYMADISKPEEKSANFGLIGAAFGVGFVIGPLIGGLLGVWGVRAPFYAAAILSALNFTFGWFILPETVTDRIRRPFRWSRANPAGALRHIAALPGLGRLLTVSFVYAIAFFVYPAVWAYFGQARFGWGPGMIGLSLGAFGVGIAIVQGLLIRPIIARFGERNTVIFGLSLDVVTFLFLGLVSNGWLALALTPLTALGSVAGPALQGIMSRTAADNQQGELQGVLTGVNAIATIIAPLLMTQTFWLFTASTAPIYLPGAPFLLAAGLVAVCIAVFAATRPSSATLQ
- a CDS encoding (R)-mandelonitrile lyase, which produces MKITARADLPVKPANSAWFTGDVMMSPLFHDDAPSRVAGAEVTFQPGARTNWHTHPLGQILIVTQGEGRVQREGGPVMAISAGDVIRFAPDERHWHGAAPDTSMSHIAIHEAVDGSAVTWAEPVTDADYAGESG
- the pcaD gene encoding 3-oxoadipate enol-lactonase, yielding MTDHRITRDGITLHARTDGSTDAGAPTVVFANSLGTTLHLWDPIMDLLPQGLRYVRWDKRGHGQSDAPDAPYTMGQLVSDAEAVCDQLDVRNCVFVGLSVGGMIAQGLAVKRMDIVRAMVLSNTAAKIGNPKLWSDRIAAVTRDGMGPIADSVMQRWFGRDFNGTAAMAPWQAMLEATPVQGYTGVCAAISGTDFMTPTSGLRLPTMGIAGSDDGSTPPDLVRETVDLIPGSSFHIIRRAGHLPCVEQPEAYARLLTDFLTRTGTIT
- a CDS encoding zinc-binding dehydrogenase, whose protein sequence is MTQIKAAVCHAHGAPLQIETVNLRAPGMGEVEVTLKACAICHSDIHFAEGAWGGKLPAIFGHEAAGHVTAIGEGIRGVAVGDPVVVTLIRACGTCATCGGGMPVLCATPPRYDGPLTTLDGGPIVQAMDSGAFAERVVVDQSQIVKLPADMDMVSASLLACGVITGVGAVVNAAGLRAGQDVVVIGAGGVGLNAIQGARIAGARRIIAVDMTEEKLAIARDFGATDGVLATEEKPWRVAKKAMGKGADVVVVTVGAIPAYDTAPQYLAMGGKVIMVGMPHSGATSTYEPVMIAATGQGMIGSKMGDVVIARDIPWLVDLYRQDRLKLDELVSKTWPLDQINEAIADTKTGAAKRNVIVFD